Genomic DNA from Deinococcus humi:
ATGGGCTGGAAGTTGTCCTGAACGATACTGGGGGCCTTCCCGAGGCTGTGGCCCAGGCCGGGGTACAGCTTCACGGTGGTCGGGACGCCGCTGCTCCTCAGGGCGTCGGTCAGGGCGTTCAGGTACTTCGCGGGCGTGTTCGCGTCGTTCTGGCCTTGCAGGATCAGCACCGGCACCTTGATCGAGGGAGCCTGGGCGGTCGTGACCGGCAGGGCACGGGCGCGGGAGTAGATGTTGAGGGGGGCCTGTGGAGTTTCGATCAGGGACTTCAGAACAGCGCGCGCGCCCGGCAGGTACTCGCTGTCCAGCTCCACGACCCCGTTCCTGTTCAGATCGTAAGCGGCCAGGTTCAGTTCGTACTTCCCGGCGGCCAGGCCCTCCTGGTTCAGGGCGAAGGTCAGGGCACTGCGGGCGACCAGACCCCCCGGGCCGGTGTATGCCACGGTCAGATTCTGGTTGGTCAGCCCCCCCGGTACCACCTGCTTCAGGTACGGCAGTTGCACGTCCGTGAGCTGTTTGTCGAACAGGTCCGCCCACGGCAGCGTCACAGGCGCTTGCAAGATCAGCCCCGCGACTTCTGGGTGGTTGTTCACCAGGGCGGCGGCGACAGTGCTGCCCTCGCTCCAGCCGTACACATAGATGCGCTCCGGATCAACCCGTGGGTTGGCCTTGATGGCGTTCAGGGCCGTCTCGGCGTCCTTGAGGAAGGTGTTCAGGTCAGCCTTGGTGTAAAAGCTCTGGTAATCCACCTTGCCGGGACCGCTGACGTAATGCTTGTTGTAGCGCAGCACCGCGATCCCCTGAGTACTCAGGCCCTGTGAGAGGTCCGCGAAGATGCGGCTGAGCACCTTGCCGTCGGGGCCGGTGACGGTGAAATCCATGTCGGCAGGGGTGGACCCATGAATCAGCAGGACGGCGGGCAGCTTCCCGGTCTGCGCGGCGGGGTAGGTCCACTGCGCCGCACTCGTGAAATCCCCGAAGTTCAGCGTGGTGTTCACACGCTGGGGGGGCTGGATGACCGGCGCGGGGCCACCTGAGCCGCCAGCCGCAGCGAGAGGACTGAGGGCGAAGGCAAGGATCAACGTGACTTTGTGCATGGCCTCAGCGTAACTGATAGAGGCTTTGAAAGCTTGAACCGCCGTGTTCATCGGCCTTCCAGCTCAAGAAGAATCTAGGCGCGGTGAGCGCAGGCCGTCGAAGAGAGGGGCCAGGACGCTATGCAGCCAGAATTCGGCATTCGCAGGATTCACCCTCTGTCAGCCGTCCCGGCTCCCCGGCCCCGTTTCGGGCGGAACGCTTCGAGGTCCAGCAGTTCTTCCAGGCGCGGCAACGGCTGACCCTGCACCCGCTCTTTCACGAAGACCTTGGCCCGCTCCGCCTTCGCCTGGGCGTCCTGCTCCTCGTAGGCGTCCAGCAGCCACACGGCGGGACCGATGGGGCGATCCTCGCCCTCTGTGGTGGGCAGGGCGGCCTTCCTGGTGGGCCGGTGGTGCGCCTTGCTCCTGACCTTGCGCTCAGCCCGCTCGGGAGCCCTGAGGAGAGCACCCCCGGCGCACCCCACCGAGAGTATTTCCTGCCTGCCCATACCGTCGGTCCCTGATCAGCACGGCTCAACCCATCTTCAGCCGCCGCTAAGACCTGATCAGGAACCCAGGTGTAAGGTTTCCCCAAGCCGAAAATAGCTCCCCTCCAGCTCAGTCTGAGATCCAGTGCAGCATGCCTGGTTGAGGCTCTCCCCACCCGTTGCCTACCGAGGTGCCTCCCTCCCATGCCTGATCTGTCCCCGCGCTTTCCCTCCCAGCCTGAGTTTGAACCCGGCCAGACGCCGCTGCATCTCCTTGATCCGGTCCGCCTGCTGCGCTGGGTCCCGCTGTTCTCTGCGTCCGCCGGGCTGGTGATCCTGATCGCCCTGCGTCTGGCCGCCCCGCCCTACGTGGCCCTGCTGGTGTTCGTCATGGTCTACAGCGGCCTGGCCCTGGCCGGTCCACCTTTTGCGCGTGGGGCCCTGCTGGTCCATGCCGGGCGGGTCTACGCCGTGATCCTGTTGCTGGCCTGGGTCACGGGGCTGTACCTGCTGCCCGGCCACCCGGCCACCGGGATGGTCCGCCTGGCCGTGTTGCTGCACCTGACCACCCTGTACGTCTCCCTGTTCATGCAACTGTCCCCACTGGCGGCGGCACGCACGGCGGCGGGCACCCTGGCTGTGCTGGTGCTCACCGCGCTGCCGCACGGCTGGCGCACGCTGGGCCAGACCGGACCCTTCGACGGCGTGACCCTGCCGGTTACCCTGCTGGTGGCGCACGGGGCACTGATCACGGTGCTGCGTTTGTTCAGCAGTTTCCGGGACCAGCTGGCCCACAGCCAGGGGCGGGCGCAGGCCCTGCACGAGTTGGCCCACCGCGATGCGCTGACCGGGCTGCCCAACCGCCGGGCATTAGAACTCGCTCTGGAGGGGACTGTGACGGGCGCGTGGGCGGGGCAGCTGGCAGTCATCGACGTGGATGGCCTCAAGGGGGTGAATGACCGCCTGGGGCACGCAGCGGGGGACGATCTGCTGCGCCGCTTTGCCGAGGGCTTTGCCGGGCAGGCCGGGGAGCACGGGGGGGTGTACCGCATCAGCGGAGATGAGTTCGCGCTGCTGTTGCCGGACGGCGCCCTCTCCGCCGAGACCATCGTCGAGACGGTGACGCAGAGGGTGCGGGCGAGCCATCCAGGAGCGGCGGCCAGCGTGGGGACGGCGCGCTGGAGGGCTGGGGAGGCAGCGGACGCCTGGCTGTCGCGCGCCGATGGAGCGATGTACCGGCACAAGCGTCGGGGTGGACCAGGGCGGTAGTCGAACCTGATCAGCTGAGGCGGAGCAGTTTCAACGAAGACGTCTCTCAACCGCGCTGCCTCCCCGACTCAGACTGTTCGTGCACCCGCGGCGTTAACTCAGCCGTCAGAACCCCCCTCACCCCCCGCTCCGTCACGCTGGTCTGGCTTATCCTGCCTCCAGGAGGCCACAGTGAATCGGCGCGCGATCCCACCCAATTTCACGCCCGAGCAGCGCGCCTTCCTGTCGTGCGTCACCACGACGCCCGCCCATATCTTCCTGCGTGCCACCGCCGGAGCCGGCAAGACCACCACCCTGCTCGAAGCTGCCTGGCAGCTCGGGCAGCCGGGCGTCTACTTCGCGTACAACAAGCACGCCGTCGCTGACCTGCAACCCCGCCTGCCCCGTCAGGTCCGCGCCCGCACCCTGCACGCCCACGGCCTGGGGTTACTCAACAGCCAGACGGTAGGGCTGGAACTGGTTCGCGATAAGGGCCGACAGGTGGCTGCCCGCGTCCTGCGCGGTCCCCGCTCCCCCCTGTACGCCGCCGCACGCGCCTGGGACATCGCCCGCGAGGAAGGCCTTCTGACCCTCACTCAGACCGACGCCGAACGCCTCGCGGCCCGCAGTGACTGGCGTGGCCACTCCCACGAACTCCAGGACCTGATCCCCACCATGCATGAAGCCGGTAACCGGCTGTGGGCCGACGCCCGCAGCGCGGACTACACGGACATGCTCTGGCTCCCAGTCCGTCACGGCTACGGCCACCACAGCCTGCGCCTGGCCCTGGTGGATGAGGCGCAAGACCTTACCCCGCTCCGCCAACAGTTCGTGCAGCACCTGCTTGGCCTGCCTGACACCACGGACGCAGGACGATTGATCTTCGTAGGCGACAGCGATCAGAGCATCTATCTGTGGGCCGGCGCCGATCCGGCCGCCCTGAGCCGCCTGAAGGCTGCCGTGGGGGCCGTGGAATTGCCGCTGTCCGTGTCGTTTCGCTGTCCACGGGAAGTGGTGCGGTACGCGCGAGCGTACAGCTCCTTCATTCAACCGGCCCCGCAAGCCCCGCCCGGCGTGATCGAGCATGTCAGCGCGGAGACGGCCACCTACGAGCGGGGCGATACGGTGCTGTGCCGCACAAACGCGCCCCTGATCCGGCTGGCCCTGGAACTGATGACCCGGCGCGTGAGTGTCAGCGTGGTGGGCCGGGATCTGGAAGTCAGGTTGCGGGAGGCGTTGATGGCGGCCTTGCCCGCGCACGGTTCGTTTTGCAATGACGACGTGACCGAACTGGCGCGGGCGTACCTGGCCCCGCTGGACGAGCCGCTTAAGCAGCGGGCGGCGGAAGGGGACCGGGCAGCCCGGCAGCAGCGCACGGAACTGTATGACCTCGCCCGCTGCTTGCGGTATCTGGCGTGGGTGGTGTCCCGGGCGTCGGGGGAGGGCACGCTGGAAGGGGCGCTGGGGCTGCTGAGGGCGTTATGCCGGGAGGATGCGGACGCGGACGTCCTGCTGGCGTCGGTGCACCGGGCGAAAGGCAAGGAGTGGCCGCGCGTGACGATCCTGTACCCGGAACTGATGCCGCTCGCGCAGGGGGACGCAGATGAGGAGCGGGCGGTGCAGTTCGTGGCGGTGACGCGGGCGCAGCAGGTGCTGCGTTTCGCGTATGGGAAGGAAGCGTGGGCACAGCAGGACTTCGTGAAGCCAGGTGAACTGCTGAATGCGCCGCAGCCGGGTGCCACCCGGCCCGCCAACCAGCCTGCCCAGGCTGGACGGGCAAAAACGGTACGGAAACCCAACGTCCAGACTGCGCCCAGGATCGTTCGGCCAGGAGGGGCGGATCCCCTATTCGGGGGCGACGTCATGCTGGGGCGGGAAACGGTGCGCGAGCGGTTGCTCGCGCTGGCGGAGGAGGACCGCGCCCTGGTGCGGGTCTGGGCGTTGACGGGCCTGCAAGCGCTGTCTGGCACGCGTGAGGCGGTGGTGGCCGTGCATGAGGATCACTTGCGGGTGTACGAGCAGGCGGCGGCGCTCGCGCGGCTGGCGCAGCCGGTGGGGGGTGGGCGTGGCGTGCCGGTCTGCGTGTTCGACTCGCCCCTGGCGCGGGTGCAATTCGCCAGAAAGATCCGGGTGGGCAAGTCGATGGTCCGGTTGAAGCTGGGGGAACAGGACTTGCGATTTGAGCTGGGCAGTGGAGAACTGGTGGGGGCGGTGGGGCCACTGTCCACCTTCATTCTGCCGAGGGCGCTGGAGGGCTTGCGGGCAAGTTGA
This window encodes:
- a CDS encoding GGDEF domain-containing protein, translated to MPDLSPRFPSQPEFEPGQTPLHLLDPVRLLRWVPLFSASAGLVILIALRLAAPPYVALLVFVMVYSGLALAGPPFARGALLVHAGRVYAVILLLAWVTGLYLLPGHPATGMVRLAVLLHLTTLYVSLFMQLSPLAAARTAAGTLAVLVLTALPHGWRTLGQTGPFDGVTLPVTLLVAHGALITVLRLFSSFRDQLAHSQGRAQALHELAHRDALTGLPNRRALELALEGTVTGAWAGQLAVIDVDGLKGVNDRLGHAAGDDLLRRFAEGFAGQAGEHGGVYRISGDEFALLLPDGALSAETIVETVTQRVRASHPGAAASVGTARWRAGEAADAWLSRADGAMYRHKRRGGPGR
- a CDS encoding alpha/beta hydrolase family protein, which produces MHKVTLILAFALSPLAAAGGSGGPAPVIQPPQRVNTTLNFGDFTSAAQWTYPAAQTGKLPAVLLIHGSTPADMDFTVTGPDGKVLSRIFADLSQGLSTQGIAVLRYNKHYVSGPGKVDYQSFYTKADLNTFLKDAETALNAIKANPRVDPERIYVYGWSEGSTVAAALVNNHPEVAGLILQAPVTLPWADLFDKQLTDVQLPYLKQVVPGGLTNQNLTVAYTGPGGLVARSALTFALNQEGLAAGKYELNLAAYDLNRNGVVELDSEYLPGARAVLKSLIETPQAPLNIYSRARALPVTTAQAPSIKVPVLILQGQNDANTPAKYLNALTDALRSSGVPTTVKLYPGLGHSLGKAPSIVQDNFQPIETQTINDTADWIKGR
- a CDS encoding UvrD-helicase domain-containing protein, with protein sequence MNRRAIPPNFTPEQRAFLSCVTTTPAHIFLRATAGAGKTTTLLEAAWQLGQPGVYFAYNKHAVADLQPRLPRQVRARTLHAHGLGLLNSQTVGLELVRDKGRQVAARVLRGPRSPLYAAARAWDIAREEGLLTLTQTDAERLAARSDWRGHSHELQDLIPTMHEAGNRLWADARSADYTDMLWLPVRHGYGHHSLRLALVDEAQDLTPLRQQFVQHLLGLPDTTDAGRLIFVGDSDQSIYLWAGADPAALSRLKAAVGAVELPLSVSFRCPREVVRYARAYSSFIQPAPQAPPGVIEHVSAETATYERGDTVLCRTNAPLIRLALELMTRRVSVSVVGRDLEVRLREALMAALPAHGSFCNDDVTELARAYLAPLDEPLKQRAAEGDRAARQQRTELYDLARCLRYLAWVVSRASGEGTLEGALGLLRALCREDADADVLLASVHRAKGKEWPRVTILYPELMPLAQGDADEERAVQFVAVTRAQQVLRFAYGKEAWAQQDFVKPGELLNAPQPGATRPANQPAQAGRAKTVRKPNVQTAPRIVRPGGADPLFGGDVMLGRETVRERLLALAEEDRALVRVWALTGLQALSGTREAVVAVHEDHLRVYEQAAALARLAQPVGGGRGVPVCVFDSPLARVQFARKIRVGKSMVRLKLGEQDLRFELGSGELVGAVGPLSTFILPRALEGLRAS